The Natronoglycomyces albus genome has a segment encoding these proteins:
- a CDS encoding 2'-5' RNA ligase family protein, with amino-acid sequence MREGTTIEGVDTAGTLTSGGDNGFRPDSFAEEAELGDDEESMSTIGVSIPIPQPWREQLDNARIEAGDPNGGIVPAHVTLLGPTEVPRSDLDSVERHLHEVAEQSRPFTLHLRGTGSFRPITEVVFVAIAEGISSCEQLAGRIRSKLLWRPLRFPYHPHVTIAHDVDSAALDSIFSKFATFEAKFEVDSFTWYLHKSEPTNTEWLPQRTFALRAA; translated from the coding sequence GTGCGCGAGGGCACCACCATTGAGGGAGTCGACACCGCTGGAACGCTCACCTCCGGCGGTGACAACGGATTCCGGCCCGATTCTTTCGCCGAGGAAGCCGAATTGGGCGACGACGAGGAGTCAATGAGCACCATCGGGGTCTCGATCCCAATCCCGCAGCCTTGGCGGGAGCAACTGGACAACGCCCGGATTGAGGCGGGCGACCCCAATGGGGGCATCGTGCCAGCACACGTCACTCTCTTGGGCCCCACCGAAGTCCCTCGGTCAGACCTGGACTCCGTCGAGAGGCACCTGCACGAGGTCGCAGAGCAGTCACGCCCGTTTACCCTTCATCTGCGAGGCACCGGTTCGTTCCGCCCGATCACCGAGGTGGTGTTCGTCGCGATCGCCGAGGGAATATCCTCCTGCGAACAGCTGGCCGGTCGTATCCGCAGCAAGCTGCTGTGGCGTCCGCTGCGATTTCCCTACCATCCGCACGTGACGATCGCGCATGATGTCGACTCGGCGGCGCTCGACTCCATCTTTTCCAAATTCGCCACCTTCGAAGCGAAGTTCGAGGTCGACTCCTTCACCTGGTACCTGCACAAGTCAGAGCCGACCAACACCGAATGGTTGCCACAGCGCACTTTCGCGCTCCGCGCCGCCTAG
- a CDS encoding YihY/virulence factor BrkB family protein, with product MTDKPNPTPGDRAHDDPATDRTAKPAQTSTTDPICAETMSQDPAVHDRQSVEARSQAHDTELDDRPDQATSTESDEKKESGFGARVMAIRQKSSSIDHLVLAFKRFGSIGGSQLSAAISYYAFFAAFSLSLLAVAVFGYMLNIPRLYAAVEDWLETNLPVVDIAMLEDSRTGVGVLALAGLLIAGVAWVKAVRFSVRTIWGLPPEPGNLVVRWLVDLGVLVGLGILLITTVSITAGAEWLVSWVNDEAANGGGQTFLIAASSLLLGVFVNAILAAAILQALPRLAIPLRRIVGAALAVAIGLELLKTVGRFYITGATDRPAYQAVATAVGLLVFLYIFNQMLLFAAAWTATSQRGTAYDLSQRESIDSQRLAQQVESEPNGNPRDLVVEGADDSAGDTHSQSDKDSQRRE from the coding sequence GTGACTGACAAGCCGAACCCAACCCCGGGCGACCGCGCCCACGACGATCCCGCTACCGACCGCACGGCCAAGCCCGCCCAAACCTCAACCACCGATCCGATCTGCGCTGAGACCATGTCGCAAGATCCGGCCGTGCATGATCGCCAAAGCGTCGAGGCGCGTTCTCAGGCGCACGATACCGAGCTCGATGATCGCCCTGACCAGGCCACTTCCACGGAATCCGACGAGAAGAAGGAAAGCGGCTTCGGTGCGCGCGTGATGGCGATCCGCCAAAAATCCTCCAGCATCGACCATCTGGTCTTGGCGTTCAAACGCTTCGGTTCCATCGGCGGCAGCCAGCTGTCCGCCGCGATCTCCTACTACGCCTTCTTCGCTGCGTTCTCACTGTCACTGCTAGCGGTCGCCGTCTTCGGCTACATGCTCAACATCCCACGGCTCTATGCCGCAGTGGAAGACTGGCTGGAGACCAACCTGCCCGTTGTCGACATCGCCATGTTGGAAGACTCGCGCACCGGTGTTGGGGTCCTCGCACTCGCGGGCCTTCTTATCGCTGGCGTGGCCTGGGTCAAAGCCGTCCGTTTCTCCGTGCGCACCATCTGGGGGCTCCCACCGGAACCGGGCAACCTGGTCGTTCGCTGGCTGGTCGACCTCGGGGTTCTGGTCGGGCTGGGCATTCTCCTCATCACCACTGTGTCGATCACCGCCGGAGCCGAGTGGCTAGTGTCGTGGGTCAACGACGAGGCGGCCAACGGTGGCGGACAGACATTCCTCATCGCCGCCTCCAGCCTGTTGCTGGGTGTGTTCGTCAACGCGATCCTGGCCGCGGCAATCCTGCAAGCACTTCCCCGCCTAGCCATCCCGCTGCGCCGCATCGTCGGTGCGGCACTGGCGGTGGCAATCGGCCTGGAACTGTTGAAGACCGTCGGCCGCTTCTACATCACGGGAGCCACCGACCGACCCGCCTATCAGGCGGTCGCCACCGCCGTGGGTCTGCTCGTGTTCTTGTACATCTTCAATCAGATGTTGCTCTTCGCCGCCGCGTGGACGGCCACCAGCCAGCGCGGAACCGCCTATGACCTCTCGCAGCGAGAAAGCATCGATTCGCAACGTTTGGCACAGCAGGTGGAGTCCGAGCCCAATGGCAATCCGCGCGACCTTGTCGTCGAGGGCGCAGACGACAGCGCAGGAGACACCCATTCACAGTCCGATAAGGATAGTCAGCGCCGCGAATAG
- a CDS encoding BldC family transcriptional regulator — protein MEAEDRLLTPGEVASLFRVDPKTVTRWAAAGRIGSIRTPGGHRRFRESEVRALLEGEISLSEGHTGASSY, from the coding sequence ATGGAAGCTGAAGACCGCCTACTTACACCAGGTGAGGTTGCTTCTCTATTCCGCGTTGACCCTAAGACTGTGACCCGTTGGGCCGCGGCCGGGCGCATTGGTAGCATCCGCACTCCGGGTGGTCACCGGCGTTTCCGTGAGTCGGAGGTTCGTGCGCTACTCGAAGGAGAAATCAGCCTCTCCGAAGGCCACACTGGCGCAAGTTCCTATTAA
- a CDS encoding PLP-dependent cysteine synthase family protein: MEIADRSSSVAREWVNWAVSTVEADANRSADTHLLPFPLPEHWGVQLYLKDESVHPTGSLKHRLARSLFLYGLCNGWIDKDTTIIEASSGSTAVSEAYFARMLGLPFVAVMPASTSAQKISVIEFYGGKAHLVDDGCAVVPTAQRLAAELGGHFMDQFTYAERATDWRGNNNIAESIFEQMSLEAHPIPEWIIVGAGTGGTSATIGRYLRYQRHNTKLCVVDSEHSAFFHGWKESNPEYTVEEPSRIEGIGRPRVEESFIPQLVDRMVKVPDADSIACVRWASKRMGRKLGGSTGTNLCAAFDLISHMRRQGRQGSVVTLLCDDGARYTHTYFDDDWVASQQMDLAPMYARLEELFAS, translated from the coding sequence ATGGAAATCGCCGACCGAAGCTCATCCGTCGCTCGCGAATGGGTCAACTGGGCGGTTTCCACCGTTGAGGCGGACGCGAACCGATCAGCAGACACGCATCTGCTGCCATTCCCCCTGCCCGAACACTGGGGGGTACAGCTGTACTTGAAGGATGAGTCGGTGCACCCGACCGGCTCGCTCAAGCACAGGCTAGCCCGATCGCTGTTCCTGTACGGCCTGTGTAACGGATGGATCGACAAGGACACGACCATCATCGAGGCCTCCTCGGGCTCTACGGCCGTGTCCGAGGCCTACTTCGCCCGCATGCTCGGCCTGCCCTTCGTCGCCGTCATGCCCGCGTCCACCAGCGCTCAGAAGATCTCGGTCATCGAGTTCTACGGCGGTAAGGCGCATCTGGTCGACGACGGTTGCGCGGTCGTGCCTACCGCACAACGTCTGGCCGCCGAACTCGGTGGCCATTTCATGGATCAGTTCACTTACGCCGAACGAGCCACAGACTGGCGCGGCAATAACAATATCGCCGAGTCGATTTTCGAGCAGATGAGTTTGGAAGCCCACCCGATTCCAGAGTGGATTATTGTGGGAGCAGGAACAGGCGGAACTTCTGCCACAATAGGCCGCTATTTGCGATACCAGCGCCACAATACAAAGCTATGCGTTGTTGATTCAGAACATTCCGCGTTCTTTCACGGATGGAAAGAATCCAATCCCGAATACACCGTCGAGGAGCCTTCACGCATTGAGGGCATCGGCCGTCCGCGAGTGGAAGAATCGTTTATCCCGCAGCTCGTCGATCGCATGGTGAAGGTCCCCGACGCCGATTCGATCGCGTGCGTGCGGTGGGCCTCGAAACGTATGGGGCGCAAGCTAGGTGGGTCGACGGGAACGAACCTGTGCGCCGCGTTTGATCTCATCAGCCACATGAGGCGCCAGGGGCGGCAGGGTTCTGTGGTGACCCTGTTGTGTGACGACGGAGCTCGCTACACCCACACCTATTTCGATGACGACTGGGTAGCTTCCCAACAGATGGATCTGGCGCCGATGTACGCCCGGCTCGAAGAACTCTTCGCGTCCTGA
- a CDS encoding Lrp/AsnC family transcriptional regulator has protein sequence MDDIDRKLVNILCADGRTSYAELARQVGLTPPSVQDRVAKLERTGVIVGYRAVADPAKIGLNVTAAIGIGTQSGREYAQIASEFEKIDEIESCYFVAGRESYLIKVRVPDMSDLQDLLERIGAIPGVAETRTTIAITTHWEGRPQEVKDRELTHGNRRPKLIRRSRMGQLGGFHR, from the coding sequence GTGGACGACATTGATAGGAAACTTGTAAACATTCTGTGCGCGGACGGTCGCACCTCGTATGCCGAATTGGCGCGCCAAGTCGGACTAACACCGCCCTCGGTCCAAGACCGGGTAGCGAAGTTGGAACGCACTGGAGTGATCGTTGGCTACCGAGCCGTGGCCGACCCCGCCAAAATAGGTCTAAATGTGACTGCTGCCATCGGAATTGGCACCCAGTCAGGGCGCGAGTACGCTCAAATTGCCAGTGAATTCGAGAAGATCGACGAGATCGAGTCTTGCTACTTCGTCGCTGGACGGGAGTCGTACCTCATCAAGGTGCGCGTCCCCGACATGAGTGACCTGCAGGACTTGCTGGAGCGCATCGGCGCCATCCCCGGGGTGGCGGAAACCCGCACCACCATTGCGATCACGACTCACTGGGAAGGACGCCCCCAAGAGGTCAAAGACAGGGAGTTAACCCATGGAAATCGCCGACCGAAGCTCATCCGTCGCTCGCGAATGGGTCAACTGGGCGGTTTCCACCGTTGA